From Butyricimonas paravirosa, one genomic window encodes:
- a CDS encoding energy transducer TonB, translating to MSVKNDIYAIRDSLLDWLKEHRHGVMGTVIFHLVLAIFLVCVGISRLDSQQRMEIEIDMPEPEIVQQKQEEQKKKEQILQQSADEEVNEMLRSLAVNEDAVKKNAETQPHERVEEYIEQIQEEIDSDYGGRYRANKNKHYKEDSIRVQRDKKERMLDSLQSTVYVGKSSVSYNIKGRYKTYLPIPVYKCEFGGKIVVAVVVNRQGRVIKAEVVDAESNKDDSLREVAVDAALKSEFNVDEKAPERQTGTITYNFVKQ from the coding sequence ATGAGCGTGAAAAATGATATATATGCTATTAGAGATTCTCTGTTGGATTGGTTGAAGGAACACCGACATGGTGTGATGGGTACGGTAATTTTTCATCTCGTGCTTGCTATCTTTTTGGTTTGTGTCGGAATTTCACGTTTGGATTCGCAACAGAGGATGGAAATCGAGATTGATATGCCGGAACCGGAAATCGTTCAGCAAAAGCAAGAGGAGCAAAAAAAGAAGGAGCAAATTCTCCAACAAAGCGCTGACGAGGAGGTGAACGAGATGTTGCGTTCGTTGGCGGTGAACGAGGATGCCGTGAAGAAAAATGCTGAGACCCAGCCTCACGAACGAGTAGAAGAGTATATTGAACAGATCCAGGAGGAGATTGATAGTGATTACGGGGGACGTTACCGGGCGAATAAAAACAAGCATTACAAGGAGGATAGTATTCGTGTCCAGCGAGATAAGAAGGAACGGATGTTGGATTCACTCCAATCCACGGTTTACGTGGGGAAGAGTAGCGTGTCATATAATATAAAAGGGCGTTACAAGACTTATCTGCCGATTCCTGTTTATAAATGCGAGTTCGGTGGAAAAATCGTGGTTGCGGTAGTCGTGAATCGGCAAGGACGGGTTATTAAGGCTGAGGTGGTGGATGCGGAGTCGAATAAAGATGATTCTTTGCGTGAGGTGGCAGTAGATGCAGCCTTGAAGTCGGAATTTAACGTTGACGAGAAAGCCCCGGAACGACAGACGGGAACGATCACGTATAATTTTGTCAAACAATGA
- a CDS encoding thiamine pyrophosphate-dependent enzyme, whose protein sequence is MSVELKDIIKEENIVYKKTPVLTDNVMHYCPGCSHGVVHKIIAEVIEEMGIQDKTIGVSPVGCSVLAYNYLDIDWAEAAHGRAPAVATGISRIHPDRYVFTYQGDGDLASIGCGEIMHACNRGENIVVIFINNAIYGMTGGQMAPTTLLGQVTATTPYGRDAKLNGFPMKLTELLAQLDGTCYVTRQSVHTPANVRKAKAAIRKAFENTRKDKGTSFVEIVSTCNSGWKVTPVEANKWMVDNMFPKYPLGDIKDI, encoded by the coding sequence ATGTCAGTAGAATTAAAAGATATAATAAAAGAGGAGAATATTGTTTACAAGAAAACTCCCGTGCTTACCGATAACGTGATGCACTACTGTCCGGGATGTTCCCATGGCGTGGTTCACAAAATTATCGCGGAAGTGATTGAAGAAATGGGTATCCAAGACAAAACCATCGGTGTTTCTCCGGTAGGATGTTCCGTACTCGCTTACAACTATTTGGATATTGATTGGGCAGAGGCAGCACACGGACGTGCACCGGCCGTTGCAACCGGTATCAGCCGTATTCATCCCGATCGTTACGTGTTCACCTATCAAGGTGATGGAGACTTGGCATCTATCGGATGCGGGGAAATCATGCACGCTTGTAACCGTGGTGAAAACATCGTGGTAATCTTTATCAACAACGCAATCTACGGTATGACCGGAGGACAGATGGCACCAACCACCCTTTTGGGACAGGTAACCGCTACCACTCCTTACGGACGTGACGCTAAATTGAACGGATTCCCGATGAAATTAACCGAATTACTTGCACAATTGGATGGAACTTGCTACGTAACCCGTCAGTCAGTTCACACCCCGGCTAACGTGCGTAAAGCAAAAGCCGCTATCCGCAAGGCATTCGAGAATACCCGGAAAGACAAAGGAACTTCTTTCGTGGAAATCGTTAGTACATGTAACTCCGGTTGGAAAGTAACCCCGGTAGAAGCCAACAAATGGATGGTAGACAACATGTTCCCGAAATACCCGTTAGGAGACATCAAAGACATTTAA
- a CDS encoding ComF family protein has translation MTRFVSSIFSRFFRLLYPRTCVVCGDVLVDGELFLCSACLSGLPLNEGVDEEADKVLADDLGIEHLYWLFRYDRASDFHKLVYAIKYRSNRELGVWAGKMLGERMKDVRGIDCIIPVPLHPEREKKRGFNQAFLIGTGIASVLGGRIEPEVLRRVVNTPSQTGLERGQRADNVVEAFELGNTTRVEGCHVLLVDDVVTSGATIRACMMELSKIKGVRVSGACLGKSGSI, from the coding sequence ATGACACGGTTTGTTTCTTCTATTTTTTCCCGCTTTTTCAGATTGTTATATCCCCGCACGTGCGTGGTGTGTGGTGATGTTTTGGTTGATGGTGAGCTTTTTTTGTGTTCAGCTTGTTTAAGCGGTTTGCCTTTGAACGAGGGTGTTGATGAGGAGGCGGACAAGGTGCTTGCGGATGATTTGGGAATCGAGCATTTATACTGGTTGTTCCGTTATGACCGGGCAAGTGATTTTCATAAATTAGTGTACGCTATCAAGTATCGTTCCAACCGGGAATTGGGCGTGTGGGCCGGGAAAATGTTGGGAGAACGGATGAAAGATGTCCGTGGGATTGATTGTATTATTCCCGTGCCGCTACATCCCGAACGGGAGAAGAAACGGGGATTTAATCAGGCTTTTCTGATTGGCACGGGGATTGCAAGTGTTTTAGGTGGACGGATCGAGCCGGAAGTGTTAAGGCGAGTGGTAAACACCCCTTCACAAACAGGTTTGGAACGGGGACAGCGGGCTGATAACGTGGTCGAGGCTTTCGAGCTGGGGAATACTACTCGGGTAGAGGGATGCCACGTGTTGCTGGTAGATGATGTCGTGACAAGTGGAGCCACGATCCGGGCGTGTATGATGGAATTGAGTAAAATCAAGGGAGTACGGGTAAGTGGTGCTTGTTTGGGAAAGTCCGGCAGCATCTAA
- a CDS encoding ABC transporter permease, with amino-acid sequence MNLEWYIARRLLKGDGTKSVSVPIVKIAIVGIALGLCVMLLSLFIITGFKYEITEKLSGFTAHLSVVPFVPGSTSEGGVVRESESLVKGLKEVEGVKNVYGYIEKPAIFKSKEEIHGVVLKGIDVGYDVVFFRENLKEGKMPDFKTERASNEILISASVADMLEIGVGGKVTAHFVQDPPRARVFTVAGIYDTGFKEYDDVMVLVDERHLAKLNDWGPGEVSGIAIELEDVERLNEVVEEVESVVYDASGNYEVQTLADVAPQIFDWLALLNMNVWVILILIVTVAGFNMVSGLLILILDKTTLIGILKALGYKNVSLRKLFLYISAGLIIKGMLWGNVLAFVLAGIQAIFRVIHLDPVTYYMDTVPINFSLGYVILLNVGVIVITVLMLIVPTMLISKISPVKAIKFE; translated from the coding sequence ATGAATCTGGAATGGTACATTGCGCGTAGGTTGTTGAAAGGGGACGGCACGAAATCCGTGTCGGTGCCGATCGTAAAGATTGCGATTGTTGGGATCGCTTTGGGGTTGTGCGTGATGTTATTGTCGTTGTTTATTATCACGGGGTTTAAGTACGAGATCACCGAGAAATTGTCGGGTTTCACGGCTCATTTGAGCGTGGTGCCTTTTGTTCCCGGTTCGACGAGTGAGGGGGGAGTGGTCCGTGAATCGGAGAGTCTGGTGAAAGGCTTGAAAGAGGTGGAAGGTGTGAAGAACGTGTACGGGTATATCGAAAAGCCCGCAATTTTCAAGAGTAAAGAGGAGATTCACGGGGTGGTATTGAAAGGGATAGATGTGGGGTATGATGTTGTTTTTTTCAGGGAGAATCTGAAGGAGGGAAAAATGCCTGATTTTAAAACGGAACGGGCGTCAAATGAAATATTAATTTCTGCCTCCGTGGCGGATATGCTAGAAATCGGTGTCGGTGGAAAAGTCACGGCCCATTTCGTGCAGGACCCGCCGAGAGCGAGAGTGTTTACCGTTGCCGGAATTTACGACACGGGTTTCAAGGAGTATGATGACGTGATGGTGTTGGTTGATGAACGACATCTGGCGAAATTGAATGACTGGGGGCCGGGGGAGGTTTCCGGGATTGCTATCGAACTGGAGGATGTGGAGCGATTAAACGAGGTGGTAGAGGAGGTGGAAAGTGTCGTGTATGATGCGAGTGGAAATTACGAGGTACAGACGCTTGCCGACGTGGCTCCGCAAATTTTTGACTGGTTGGCGTTGTTGAACATGAACGTGTGGGTGATCCTGATTTTGATTGTCACGGTGGCCGGTTTTAATATGGTGTCGGGGTTATTGATTTTGATTCTGGATAAGACTACTTTGATCGGGATATTGAAAGCGTTAGGCTACAAAAATGTTTCTTTGCGAAAATTGTTCCTGTACATATCGGCAGGATTGATTATTAAAGGAATGTTATGGGGAAATGTGCTGGCCTTTGTTTTGGCAGGAATTCAGGCGATATTCCGTGTAATTCATCTTGATCCTGTGACGTATTATATGGACACGGTTCCAATTAATTTTAGTCTCGGATACGTGATATTATTGAATGTAGGAGTAATCGTGATAACCGTTTTAATGCTGATTGTCCCAACGATGCTGATTTCCAAGATTAGCCCGGTGAAGGCGATTAAATTCGAGTAA
- a CDS encoding pyridoxal phosphate-dependent aminotransferase: protein MQNNLIDKKIVDQKLAACGISDMEDATIRDIVKVVNMVEAESGEKFIRMEMGVPGLAPSKIGIDAEIEALRAGCAQFYPMLEGHKEFKEEGSKFVKNFVDIDIKPEGIIPTVGSMQACFAAFMAVTECKKGKDTVLFIDPGFPVQKTQMQVIGKPFESFDVYNYRGEKLREKLEEHLSKGNIAAILYSNPNNPAWICFTDEELKIVGELATKYDVIVLEDLAYFAMDFRRDLSVPGKAPFQPSVGKYTDNYIVMISGSKLFSYAGQRLGIMCISDALYNRKYDNLHDRFGGMGTLGYTIVNRIIYTLSSGTTHSCQYAMAAILKAANEGRINILDGVREYAERAHAMKELFTKYGFEIVYDRDLEEPIADGFYFTIIYPGFTGGDLTKEILYYGISAIPLRDTGSKKQGLRACVSQTGLHRMPELEERLKRFAADHTK, encoded by the coding sequence ATGCAAAATAATCTAATTGACAAAAAGATCGTTGACCAGAAGCTGGCAGCCTGCGGGATCAGTGACATGGAAGATGCCACGATACGCGACATCGTGAAAGTGGTGAATATGGTGGAAGCCGAAAGCGGGGAAAAATTCATCCGTATGGAAATGGGTGTTCCCGGACTTGCCCCTTCTAAAATAGGTATCGACGCCGAAATCGAGGCGCTACGTGCCGGATGCGCTCAATTCTACCCGATGCTCGAAGGCCACAAGGAATTCAAGGAAGAAGGTTCCAAGTTCGTGAAGAACTTCGTGGACATCGACATCAAGCCGGAAGGTATCATCCCGACCGTGGGTTCCATGCAGGCCTGTTTCGCCGCCTTCATGGCAGTAACGGAATGTAAAAAAGGAAAAGACACCGTTCTTTTCATCGACCCGGGATTCCCCGTTCAAAAAACACAAATGCAAGTTATCGGAAAACCGTTCGAGTCATTTGACGTTTATAATTACAGGGGCGAAAAATTACGGGAGAAACTGGAAGAACATCTTTCCAAGGGAAATATCGCTGCCATCCTGTACAGCAACCCGAATAACCCGGCTTGGATATGTTTCACGGACGAGGAATTGAAAATCGTCGGGGAACTGGCCACCAAATATGACGTGATCGTGCTGGAAGACTTGGCCTACTTCGCCATGGACTTCCGTCGGGATCTTTCCGTACCGGGTAAAGCCCCGTTCCAACCCTCAGTTGGTAAATACACGGATAACTACATCGTCATGATCTCCGGTTCCAAACTATTTAGTTACGCCGGGCAACGTTTGGGAATCATGTGTATTTCTGACGCTTTATACAACCGGAAATACGACAACCTGCACGATCGTTTCGGGGGAATGGGTACGTTAGGTTACACCATCGTGAACCGGATCATTTACACGTTATCATCCGGAACGACTCATTCCTGCCAATACGCCATGGCCGCCATCTTGAAAGCCGCCAACGAGGGACGTATCAACATCCTCGATGGGGTACGGGAATACGCGGAGAGAGCCCACGCCATGAAAGAGCTGTTCACCAAATACGGTTTCGAGATCGTGTATGACCGGGATTTGGAAGAACCTATCGCCGACGGGTTCTATTTCACGATCATCTACCCGGGATTCACGGGTGGTGACCTCACGAAAGAAATCCTGTATTACGGCATATCAGCGATCCCGTTGCGTGACACGGGTTCCAAGAAACAAGGTCTCCGTGCTTGCGTTTCTCAAACCGGACTCCACCGGATGCCGGAACTGGAAGAACGTTTAAAACGATTCGCGGCAGATCACACGAAATAA
- a CDS encoding 3-methyl-2-oxobutanoate dehydrogenase subunit VorB, with amino-acid sequence MAEVKLMKGNEVLAEAAIRCGCDAYYGYPITPQSEVMETLMLRKPWEETGMVVLQAESELASINMVYGAAACGKKAMTSSSSPGISLMQEGLTYLAGAELPCLVIDVVRGGPGLGTIQPAQSDYFQATKGGGHGDYHLIVLAPASVQEMNDFVGLGFDLAFKYRNPAMILADGVIGQMMEKVQLSEYKPRWTQEEIDKMSDSWALTGKKAHRSHNTVTSLELDSYKQEVFNHKLQEKYKAMEENDVLFEEIQCEDAEYIFVAYGSASRICQKAVQLCREKGIKVGILRPITLYPFPKKEIARLSKKVKGILTVEMSAGQMVEDVRLNVANNIPVEHFGRFGGVIPTPEEIVEALEKQIIGA; translated from the coding sequence ATGGCAGAAGTAAAATTAATGAAAGGGAACGAGGTATTAGCCGAAGCTGCTATCCGTTGTGGATGTGATGCTTATTATGGTTACCCTATTACCCCGCAATCCGAAGTCATGGAGACTCTCATGTTACGCAAACCGTGGGAGGAAACAGGAATGGTCGTATTGCAGGCCGAAAGTGAATTGGCCTCTATCAACATGGTATACGGTGCCGCTGCTTGCGGTAAAAAGGCAATGACATCATCATCTAGCCCCGGTATCTCGTTGATGCAAGAAGGTTTAACCTACTTGGCAGGAGCAGAACTTCCCTGCTTGGTGATCGATGTAGTACGTGGAGGCCCAGGATTGGGAACCATCCAACCGGCACAAAGTGACTATTTCCAGGCAACCAAAGGTGGTGGTCATGGTGACTATCACTTGATCGTACTTGCTCCCGCTTCCGTTCAAGAAATGAACGATTTCGTAGGACTTGGTTTTGACTTGGCATTCAAATATCGTAACCCGGCCATGATCCTTGCCGATGGTGTTATCGGACAGATGATGGAAAAAGTTCAATTGAGCGAATATAAACCCCGCTGGACACAAGAAGAAATCGACAAGATGTCTGATAGCTGGGCTTTAACCGGTAAGAAAGCACACCGTTCTCACAACACGGTAACTTCTTTGGAACTAGACTCTTACAAACAAGAGGTTTTCAACCACAAACTTCAAGAGAAATACAAAGCGATGGAAGAAAACGACGTTCTTTTCGAAGAAATTCAATGTGAAGACGCAGAATACATATTTGTGGCTTATGGATCAGCATCTCGTATTTGCCAAAAAGCAGTACAACTATGCCGTGAAAAAGGAATCAAAGTAGGTATCCTTCGCCCGATTACCCTTTATCCTTTCCCGAAGAAAGAAATTGCACGCTTGTCTAAGAAAGTTAAAGGTATCTTGACTGTAGAGATGAGTGCCGGTCAAATGGTAGAAGACGTTCGTTTGAACGTGGCCAATAACATCCCGGTAGAACACTTCGGACGTTTCGGAGGAGTAATCCCGACACCGGAAGAGATCGTTGAAGCACTTGAAAAACAAATTATAGGAGCATAA
- a CDS encoding 4Fe-4S binding protein yields the protein MAKFRGAVVVDKEKCKGCNLCVVACPTKTLDLAKEVNGKGYHYSEMVNPEACIGCASCALVCPDAVITVYKMNVQ from the coding sequence ATGGCAAAATTTAGAGGCGCTGTCGTCGTTGACAAAGAAAAATGCAAAGGATGTAACCTTTGCGTGGTCGCGTGTCCTACCAAAACTCTCGACTTGGCGAAAGAGGTAAATGGAAAAGGATACCACTACTCCGAGATGGTAAACCCGGAAGCATGTATTGGATGTGCCAGCTGTGCGTTGGTATGCCCGGATGCGGTGATCACCGTTTACAAAATGAATGTACAATAA